The Amycolatopsis sp. NBC_01480 genome segment GAGCCCGCCGCCCATCACCGCGCCGTTGACGAAGCCGAACGTCGGGATCTTCGACTCGGTCAGCCGGCGGAACACGTCGTGGCCGGTCTGCGCGATCTCGCGCGCCAGCTTCGGGTCCGCCACGGCCTCGACCCCGGACAGGTCGGCGCCGACGGCGAAGATGAACGGCTTGCCGGTGACCGCGATCGCGGCCGGCTCGGCGGCGAACGCCTGGTCCAGGGCCGCGTTCAGCGACACCAGGCCCTGCGGCCCGAAGGTGTTGGGCCGGGTGTGGTCGTGGCCGTTGTCCAGGGTGATCAGCGCGACCGGCTTCGCCAGCCCGGGCACCTTCACCAGGTTCGTGACGGCGGTGGTGACGACCTCGTCCGGGAACGCGGCCTTCGCCTCTTCAGCGGTGAACGTCATTACTTCGCCCCCTCGAACGCCGGGTTCTCCCAGATCACGGTGCCGCCCATGCCGATGCCGATGCACATCGTGGTCATGCCGTAGCGGACGTCGGGCCGCTCGGCGAACTGGCGCGCCAGCTGCGTCATCAGCCGGACGCCGGACGAGGCCAGCGGGTGGCCGCAGGCGATCGCGCCGCCCCACTGGTTCACCCGCGGGTCGTCGTCGGCGATGCCGAAGTGGTCGAGGAAGGCGAGCACCTGCACCGCGAACGCCTCGTTGATCTCGAACAGGCCGATGTCGTCGATCGACAGGCCGGTGCGCTTGAACAGCTTCTCGGTGGCCGGCACCGGGCCGATGCCCATGACCTCCGGCTCGACGCCGGCGAAGGAGTAGCCGACCAGCCGCATCGCGACGGGCAGGCCCAGCTCGCGGGCGGTCTCCTCGTCGGCCAGCAGCGACGCGGTGGCGCCGTCGTTCAGGCCCGCGGCGTTGCCCGCGGTGACCCGGCCGTGCGGGCGGAACGGCGTCTTCAGCTTCGCCAGCTGCTCGACGGTCGTGCCCGGGCGCGGCGGCTCGTCCTCGGTCGCCAGGCCCCAGCCGAGTTCTTTCGAACGGGTCGCGACGGGCACCAGCTCCGGGCCGATCTTGCCGGTCTTCACGGCCTCGGCGTACCGCTCCTGGCTGCGCGCGGCGTACGCGTCGGTGCGCTCCTTGGTGATCTCCGGGAACCGGTCGTGCAGGTTCTCCGCGGTCTGGCCCATCACCAGCGCGGTCGGGTCGACCAGCTTGTCGGCGATGATGCGCGGGTTGGGGTCCACGCCCTCGCCCATCGGGTGCCGGCCCATGTGCTCCACGCCGCCCGCGATCGCGATGTCGTAGGCGCCGAAGCCGATCCCGCTCGCGGCGGTGGTCACGGCCGTCATCGCGCCCGCGCACATGCGGTCGATCGCGTAACCCGGCACCGACTTCGGCAGCCCGGCCAGCAGCGCGGCCGTGCGCCCGATCGTCAGCCCCTGGTCGCCGATCTGCGTGGTGGCGGCGATGGCCACCTCGTCCACCCGCTCGGGCGGCAGCTCGGGATGCCGCCGCAGCAGCTCTCGCATGGCGTTGACGACGAGGTCGTCCGCGCGGGTTCCGGCGTACATGCCCTTGTCGCCCGCCTTGCCGAAGGGGGTCCGTACCCCTTCGACGAACACGACGTTCCGTACCCCTCGCGCGTTCGGCGCAAGCGGCGGCGTACCTGGTCCAGCCACGAATGCTCCTGAAGTAGACAGAAATCCTGCCCGCAGGGTAGCCCTTGTTACCCACGGGTAACCAGGGGAGTGGCCCGGTCGAGTGGGCTACGGCACACGGGCGGGTGCGCTCAGACCTCCACGTCGCGCAGCCGCCGCAGGGTCTGGATGCCGAGCTGGAACGACTGGGCGCCGAGTCGCAGCGGGCCGAGAGCGGCGCGCAGGGGAGCGTAGACGGCTTCCTCGTTGTGCCCGGTCCCCGCGAAGAACTCGGCGACCGAGGACTCGACCGCGGTCAGGTCGTCGAGGCTTCCGGCGAGCTGCGCGTAATCGGCACGCGCCGCGTCGAGCTGCTCGTCGCTGCCCCGGGCCCGCAGGTTCCTGAGGTACGCCCGCACGGCCGCCTCCACCTCGGCGGCGGCCAGCTCGAAGCCGGTGCCGGCGCGACGGGCGCGGATCGCCAGCGGCGTGATCCGCTGGGCCTCGGCGGCGCGGTCCTCGCGGGTCCGGCCCGCCGAGGCCCGCCCGTCGTTGACCAGGCCGGTGACCTCGCCCAGGATCGTGGCGAAGTCCTTGACCTGGCTCAGGATCTGTCCGGCCAGATCGCCGATCCGCTGGTCGGCGTCCCGCCGGTCGCCGCCGGACTCCTGCGCGCCGGGCCAGGCGAGCTGGTTTTCGGCCGCCTCGACGGCCTTGATCAGCTTGCCCGCGACGAGCTTGATCATCCCCCGGAACGCGGCGGTCCCCGGCCCCGAGACCACGGCCTCCCGGATGTCCACGTACTGCAGCTTCTCGACCACCCGGATACAGGCGTCGTCGCTGTCGCCGGTCAGGAATTCGGGCCCGGCGACCATCAGCGGCAGGATCAGGTCGGTCAGGCCGAGTTCCTTGGCCCGGGCGTAGAACGCGAGCAGCTCGTCGCGGCAGGACGGGCTTTCCAGGAAGTAGTGCATGGTCACGACGGGGATGAAAACCGTCGCCGCGTCGAGGCCCTTCTCGATGCCGCGGCGCCAGTCCTGGCCCCAGGTGATGGTCTCGCGGTCCAGGAACAGGTCGACCTTGCGGCCGTGCCCCGCCGCGCAGTACTGCTGCAGCTTCTGCTTGAGCGGCGTGATGAAGCCGTCGAACAGGTCGTCGTCCTCGTGCGTGAAGCTCAGGAAACAGCGGACCGCGGGTCGGTCGGACACGAAGTCGGTCAAGCCGCACCTCCGGCTGGCTGGTCACCGAAGGCTAAGCCGCGGGCCGCTGCCGGGGGAGGGGTGTCGGGAAGATGACCCGGAACTGTCCAGTCCTGCCGGAAGACCGTCAGGAAGCGGCCACGGCCTGGAGCGCCTTGGTCAGCGCCGCCACCGTGAGCTCGACCTGCCACGGCCGGGCGCCGCCCGCGCGCAGGGCGTCGGCGACCACGTCTTCGGACAGGGCCTCTCCGGACGGCGCGACGGGCGGCCGCCAGCAAGTGCGGCGGACGAGGTCCGGCAGCATCAGGTTCTCCACCGGCAGCCGCCGTTCCTCGGCGATGGCCGAGAGAGCGGCGCGGGCCGCCGAGAGCCGGGCAGCCGCGTCGGGGTCCTTGTCGGCCCAGCGGTTGACCGGCGGCGGGCCGTCGGTGGACTGGGCGGCCGTCGGCAGCTCGCTCGCCGGCAGCGCCTTCGCAGCCTGGAGGTGACGAAGCCAGCTCGCGGTGTACTTGCGCTGCACCCGGCCGCTGAACACCGGCAGGGCCTGCAGCTGCTCGACGGTCTTCGGGTCGGCCGTCACGGCGTTGATGATCGCGCTGTCCGGCAGCACCCGGCTGGGCGCGCGGTCGCGCTTGCGGGCCAGCTCGTCACGGGCCTGCCACAGCTCACGCACCGCGGCCAGGCCACGAGGGCTGCGGATCTTGTGCACGCCGGAGGTCCGGCGCCACGGCTCGGCGCGCGGCGCGGGCGGCGGGGCGGTGCGGACGGCCTCGAACTCCTGCCGCGCCCACTCCAGCTTGCCCTGCGCCTCCAGCTCCACCTCGAGCCGTTCGCGCAGCTCGTTCAGCAGCTCGACGTCGAGGGCGGCGTAGTTGAGCCAGTCCACCGGCAGCGGCCGCTTCGACCAGTCCGCGGCGCTGTGCCCCTTTTCCAGGGTGTAGCCGAGCAGCAGCTCCACCAGCGTGCCGAGCGCGACCCGCTCGTAGCCCGCCAGCCGTCCGGCCAGCTCGGTGTCGAACAGGGACTTGGGGTGCAGGTCCAGCTCGGCCAGGCACGGCAGGTCCTGGGACGCGGCGTGCAGCACCCACTCGGTGTCGTTGAGGACCTCGCGCAGCGGGCCCAGCTCGCCTTCGAGGGCGATCGGGTCGACCAGCACGGTGCCGGAGCCTTCACGGCGGAGCTGGACGAGGTAGGCCTTGGGCCAGTAGCGGTAGCCGGACGCTCGCTCGGTGTCCACGGCCACGGCGCCGGTCCCGGCGGCGAGCCGCGCGCAGGCCTCGGCGAGGGCGGCCGCGTCGGTCACCACGGGCGGGGTGCCCTCGGCAGGCTCGCGTAGCAGCACAGGTGAGTCGGCAGCGGGTTCGGTGGTGCTGTCTCCGGTCCGGGCGCCGTCCGCCTGTGCACTGCTTTCCATGACTGACGACCCTACGGGACGGGCGTACCGCGCCTGGTCCGCCCGCCCCGCAGGGACTTCGTTCGCCTTCGTCAGCGGATCACACCGGCTCGCATGGCCAGTGCGACCATCTGGGCCCGGTCACCCGTGCCGAGCTTGCGCCCGATGCGGGAGAGGTGTGACTTGACGGTGAGAGCGGAGAGCGAAAGCTCCTCGCCGATCTCCTTGTTGGACTGCCCGTCGGCGACGAGCTGCAGCACCTCGACCTCGCGGGCGGAAAGCTCGCGCGGGGTGTTGTCGGTGCCCGCGACCCGCGTGCCGGTCGCCAGGACCGGGGCCACGCTCGGATCGGCGTACACGCCGCCTTCCAGGACCCTGCGCACGCCGTCGGTCACCACGACCGGCGACGCGGACTTGAGCAGGTATGCCTGGGCACCGGCCTGGAACGCCGACCTGACCGCATACGGGTCGTCGGACGATGCGAGCACCACAACACGAGGCCAGCCGTGGCTACGGAGTTCCGTAACCAGCTCGATGCCGCTGCCGTCCGGCAGTCCGAGATCGAGGATCGCCAGATCGCAAGGCCCGGTGGCCTGCGCTCGCGCCCTCGCCTCGGCCACCGTGGCGGCCTCGTGGACGGTACCCGCACCCATCTGTGCGAGTCTTGCTGCGATTGCCTCCCTCAACAGCGGGTGGTCATCGACCACCAGCACGGAAAAAAGCTCTTCCCGCGGGTGCGGAACCATGCTCGCCGGCAAAGCACCGGCTGGCGTGGATCGAACGGCCTGAGATAAGCCGACGGTAGCCACGTCACTACCTCCCTGGAGTCGGTCGTGCCCCCCGACCGGCACCGGGACCTTCGGCCGTTCAGCCGCGCCAGCTTTAGACCGAAAGTGGTGTCGTCGAAGGCACTGTAGCCGCCCTGGAGCCGTTGCGGGGGGATCGAATGGGTATCTATCTGAAACGACTCGTCACTCAGGGAGTTCGTTGTAACACGATCGGGCTAGTGCTGAGCCGCTCGCTAACGCATCCGCTCACCAGGGCGATGCAACAGAGTTACCGGAGTGGAAACGGCCGTGCAGATGGCCCGTGCAGCTGCGGATGCTTCCGCCCGGACGGCCCAACGGCGGCCCGCCGGACCCCGGAAAGTGGCCCCGGCCGGGGCAAGATCATCTTTATTCACGTTTGCCTGGGTCACCTCGATGCTGCTCTCGGTGATCGCCGCGGCGCCGGCCCGTCCCCGGGTGGCGGCACCTTGGCCGTGACCAGGGAATGACGCCGGGTGATCATGGGGTGTTCACGAAAGTGAACGTCCGCCCGTGCTAGTGCGTGCGGTCCCAGGTGGACGGACGTGAAACGGCCTCAGGATCGCGCACGGGTGGTCCCCGGTGGCTCAGTTGTCCAGACCATGTGGTGGCCGCCAGGGCGCGCTCAGGGCGCGGGAGGCCCGTTTCGCGGCTGCCCGACCGGGTGAACTTGGGAAATCAGGAGCTCTGACGCTGCTCGAACAGCGTCACGCCGACCGGCGGCAGGCCCACGACGCTCGCCATGACCTGGCAGAACGCGTACCCGTGCGCCCGCAGCGCCGCGTCGGTGGGCGTCCAGGACGCCCGCAGCTCCAGGTCGTCGGTGCGGGTCGGCCCCGAGATGTCGCCGAACCGGGCCGACGAGGTCTCGGTGACCGTGCCGCCCAGCGCGGTCCAGCTCGCCCCGGACGCCTCGAGCGCGTCGGTCAGCCACGACCAGCCGACGGCCGGCAGGAACGGGTCGGTGGCCAGCTCGTTGTCCAGCTCCGCGCGGACGTACATGACCAGGCGGAGCACGCCCTCCCAGCCTTCCTGGCCGTCCGGGTCGTGCAGCAGGACCAGCCGGCCGGACGCCAGCACGTCCGCCGGGCCCGAAACCTCGCAGCTCACCGCGTACGACCACGGAGCGAGCCGCTGCGGTGCGCGCATCGTCTCCAGCTGCACCTCCGGGCGGGGCCGGACGGACTGCAGCGCCGCGACGGCTTCGCGGAAGAGCTCGGGCACTGGCGTCATCGCGGTCACAGAACGACTGTAGGGCGGCGACGCCCCGTTGCGGACGCAGGCGCGCCGAGGGATCCCCGACCGGCCGATCGTCGCGATGACGACGTTGTCGGACGCCTCCTTCACGCAGCGGATGACGCTTTCCCTGCGCTGAGTGAAGCGGAAGCGTCATCCGCTGCATCCCAACCTGCACTCCGGCCCGGCGCCGACCCGGCCCGGGCCCGGTGCGGCCGGGTGGGACGATAGAGATCGTGCCTCAGCTTTCTTCGTCGCCTGCCTCGATCCGCCGCGACCTCGGGGAGGCGCCGTTCCTGGCGGCGGCCCGCGGGGAGCGGCCCGCCCGCACGCCGGTCTGGTTCATGCGCCAGGCCGGGCGCTCGCTGCCGGAGTACCGCAAGCTGCGTGAGGGCGTCGCGATGCTCGACGCGTGCTTCGACCCCGAGATGCTGGCGGAGATCACGCTGCAGCCGGTGCGCCGGCACGGGGTGGACGCGGCCGTGCTGTTCAGCGACATCGTGGTGCCGTTGAAGGCGGCGGGGCTGGACATCGACATCGTGCCGGGCACCGGGCCCGTGGTGGCCGAGCCGGTGCGCGACCTCGCGGCCGTGCGGGCGCTGCCGGTGCTCGAGCCGGAGCAGGTGGCGCGCGTCGCCGAGGGGGTCGGGCTGCTGGTCGAGCGGCTGGGGACCACGCCGCTGATCGGGTTCGCCGGCGCGCCGTTCACGCTGGCCAGCTACCTCATCGAGGGCGGGCCGAGCCGCAACCACGAGCACACCAAGGCGCTCATGCACTCCGAGCCCGCGCTGTGGCACGAGCTCGCGGGGCGGCTGGCCGACATGGCGCTGACCTTCCTGCGCGCGCAGCTCGACGCGGGCGCCGACGCGATCCAGCTCTTCGATTCGTGGGCGGGTGCGCTGTCCGAGCGTGACTACCGCGAATTCGTCCTGCCGCACTCGGCGAAGGTGCTCGACGGCGTCGCGGAGTACGGCGTGCCGCGGATCCACTTCGGCGTCGGCACCGGCGAGCTGCTGGTCGCGATGCGCGAGGCGGGCGCGGACGTGGTGGGCGTCGACTGGCGGATCCCGCTGGACGAGGCCGTGCGCCGGCTCGGCGGCTCGGCGGTGGTCCAGGGCAACCTCGACCCGGCGCTGTTGTACGCGTCGTGGCCGGTGCTCGAGGCCGAGGTCCGCCGGATCGTCGAGGAGGGCCGCGCGGCCGACGGCCACATCTTCAACCTGGGCCACGGCGTGCTGCCCGGGGTCGAGCCCGAGGTGCTGACCCGGGTGGCCGAGCTGGTGCACTCGCTGTGACCCGCCGCGTCGCCGTCGTCGGCGGCGGCATCTCCGGGCTGGCCGCGGCGTACCGGCTGCGCAAACTGCTCGGCGACGACGTCGTGATCACTGTCTTCGAGGGCACGCCTTCGATCGGCGGCAAGCTGCGCACGGCCGAGGTCGGCGGCGTCCGTTATGACGTCGGCGCGGAGGCGTTCCTGGCGCGCCGGCCGGAGCTGACGTCGCTGGTCGCGGAGGTCGGCCTCGGCGAGCGGCTGGTGCACCCGACGAAGGCGCGCGCGAAGATCCACGCCGGCGGCACCGTGCTGGGCCTGCCGCCGGGCACGGTGATGGGCGTGCCCGCGTCGGCCGACGCGGTGGCCGGGGTGCTGTCCGAGGACGGCCGCCGCGCCGTTGAGAAGGAGCGGTCGCGGGGGCCGGTGGACCTGGCCGGCGAAGACGTCCCACTTGGCCCGCTGCTGCGCGGCCGGTTCGGCGACGAGCTGGTGGACCGCCTGGTCGACCCGCTGCTCGGCGGCGTCTACGCGGGCGGCGCCGACGGTCTCGGCCTGCGCGCGACGATGCCCGGCCTGGCGAACGCGGTGGCCGGGGGTGCGGCTTCGCTCACCGAGGCCGCGGAATCCTTGCTGCCCAAGACTCCGGGCAGTCCGGCGCCCGTGTTCGGCACGCTGACCGGCGGCTTGTCCGGGCTGCTCGAACGGTTGCTGGAGCTTTCCGGCGCCACGCTGCGGACGTCCGCGACCGTGCGCGCGCTGACCCGGACCGCGGCGGGCTGGCGGCTGGACGTCGGCTCGGCCGCACCTGCGCACGCGCCCGAAGACACCCCGGTGGACGTCGACGCGGTGCTGCTCGCCGTGCCCGCGCCGGCCGCGCGGCGGCTGCTCGACGGGATCGCCCCGGCCGCGGCGACGGCGTTCGGCGAGGTGGAGCTGGCGTCCATGGCCGTGGTCGCGCTGGCGCTGCCGCCGGGCACCGAGCTGCCGGACGCCTCCGGGATCCTGATCGGCGCGGGGGAGCGGGATGCCTCGGGCGTGCCGTACGCGGCGAAGGCGTTCACCTTCTCCTCCAACAAGTGGGCGCATTACGGCGACGAGGAAGCCGTGCTGCTGCGCGGTTCCGTCGGCCGCTTCGGCGAGCCCGGCGCCCTGACCGGCGACGACGACGGCCTGGTCCGGGTGGTCCGCGACGACCTCGCGCGCCTGATCGGCGTGGCCGCCGAGCCGATCGACACCCTGGTCACGCGCTGGGGCGGCGGCTTGCCGCAGTACGGCGCCGGGCACCTGGGGCGGGTCGAGCGGATCGAGCGCGCCGTCGCCGAGGTGCCGGGGCTGGCCGTCGCGGGCGCGACGCTGCACGGCGTCGGGCTGCCCGCGTGCGTCGCCACCGCGGACGCGGCCGCGCGGCGGATCGCGGACCAGCTGCGGGACTGAGTTGTCCACAGGGGGAGTGGTCCGGGCCCGGTTGTCCACAGTGTGACGGAGGCGCTTGGCGCCCGGGCACCGCGCAGTGCCAGGATGGAGGCATGGCGCGGCTGAACTACAACGAGCTCAACGACAGCATCCGTTACACCACCTGGTCGGTCTTCCGGGTCGAGCCGGGGCGGCTCGGCGAGGACCGCGGGGCCGCGGGCCGCGAGACCACCGAGTACCTCGAAGGGCTCGAGGCCAAGGGTGTCATCGTGCGCGGGGTGTACGACCTGGCCGCGCTGCGCGCCGACGCCGACTACATGATCTGGTGGCACGCCGAGGAAATCGAGCAGGTGCAGGCCGCGTACGCGGGCTTCCGCCACACGCCGCTCGGGCGCGTGTCGACGCCGGTGTGGAGCCAGACCGCGCTGCACCGGCCGGCGGAGTTCAACAAGAGCCACGTCCCGGCGTTCCTGGCCGGGGAAGAGGCGCGCAAGTACGTCTGCGTGTACCCGTTCGTCCGCTCGTACGAGTGGTACCTGCTGCCCGACGACGAGCGCCGCAAGATGCTCGCCGACCACGGCAAGGAGGCGCGGGACTACCCGGACGTGCGCGCCAACACCGTCGCGTCCTTCGCACTCGGCGACTACGAATGGATCCTCGCCTTCGAGGCCGACGAGCTGCACCGCATCGTCGACCTGATGCGCCACCTGCGCGGCACCGAGGCTCGCCTGCACGTGCGCGAGGAGGTCCCGTTCTACACGGGCACCCGCGTGCCGCCGGCCGAGCTCGTCGCGGCACTGCCGTAACCGCCGTGGAAGACGTGCTGGCCGGCCTCTGGCAGACGCTCACCGGCGACTCGCTGCCGGCCGTCGGGGTGGGCGGCGACGAGAACGTGCTGCCCGGCCCGTTCCGGGTCGCGGCGGCGGCGACGTCCTCGATCGCGGCCGCCACGCTCGCGGCCGCGGAACTGCTCAAGCTGCGCGGCATCGAGCCGGGCGTCGTCGGGGCGGACACCCGGCACGCCGCGGCCGCGTTCCGCAGCGAGGCGCACCTGCGCGTGGACGGCGAGCCGGGGCCGGACCCGTGGGGCCCACTGTCCGGCGACTACCGGGCCACCGACGGCTGGGTGAAGCTGCACTGCAACTACCGGCGGCACGAGGCCGCGGTGTGCTGGGCGCTCGGCGTGCCGGCGAGCCGTGAGTCCGTGGCGAAGACGGTGGCCGCGAAGACCGCCGCCGAGGTCGAGTCCGCCGTGGTGGCGGCGGGCGGCGCGGCCGCGTTGATGCGCTCGCGCGAGGAATGGCTCGCGCATCCGCAGGGCGAGGCCGTCGCGGACCTGCCGGTTGCGGAGCTGCGGCGGATCGGTGACGCGCCGAAGCGGCTGCTGTACGACTCCGACCGCCCGCTGGGCGGGGTCCGGATCCTGGAGCTGACGCACGTGCTGGCCGGCCCGGTCGCCGGGCGGGTGCTCGCCGCGCACGGCGCGAACGTGGTGCACGTCGGCGCCGCCCACCTGCCGCGCATCCCGCTGCTGACGATGGACACCGGGCAGGGCAAGCGCTCGTCGTTCGTCGCGCTCGACACCGAGGGCGGCCGGGCGCGGCTGAAGAAGCTCATCTCCCGCGCGGACGTGCTGGTGCAGTCGTTCCGCCCGGGCGCGCTCGCGCGGATCGGCTTCGGCCCGGAGCAACTGGCCGAACTGCGGCCCGGCCTGGTGATCGCCGACCTGTCCGCCTACGGCTGGCAGGGCCCGTGGGCGCGCCGCCGCGGCTTTGACAGCCTGGTGCAGCTCTCGTCCGGCATCGCGGAGGAGAACGCGCGCGTCGCCGGCGCCGAGGGCCCGGTGCCGCTGCCCGCCCAGGCCCTGGACCACGCCACGGGCTGGCTAGCCGCCGCGGCGGTCATGACAGCGGTCCGCCGCACCGTCACCGAGGGCGGCACCTGGCAGGCCCGGCTGTCCCTCGCCGGGACCGGTCGCTGGCTGGACTCGCTGGGGCGCAAGGAAAGCGTATCGTCCGAAGTGGACTTATCGGACCTGCTGGAAGACGTGGACAGCGACTACGGCCGCATGACGCGGGTGAAGATGGCCGGTGAGCTGCCGGGCGCACCGCCGCATTGGGATCACGCTTCGCATCTGCCCGGGGCTGATACCGCGATGTGGCATCTGCCGTAAGGGGTCTGGTCAGCGTTTCCGGCGCTGGAACCAGCGAGGTTTCGGCAGATCGCCGCGGCTGACGAGCCAGTCGGCGAACGTGTCGGCGTACTCGCGGGCCCGCGTGGTCACGGCTTTCGGGTGCTCGGCCGCGTAGGCGTCGAACAGCGGCCGGAACCGTTCGCCCAGCGCTTCGGGCAGGTCCGGCCGCAGATACGCGACGAGCCTGCGCCGCTTGGTCAGCACCACATCGGCCTCGATCCGCAGCCGCTCCGGGTCGAATCCGGACGGGGCGGGCGCGTCGGTGAGCAGCGCCTCGAGCAGCGCCGCCTGACGGGCGGCAAGGTCCTCACGGGTCATGGTGTCACCGCCGGGCGCGCGGAGGTTCGGTCTGGTGCGGGCGTGTTCATCGGTCCACCGCCAGGCGTGCTGGAGCGGGCGCGTTCACCGTTCCGCCGGCAGGCGCGTTGGAGGTGGAACCGTTCCACTGCAACGTGCGCGGGCGTGGTCACCGTTCCACCGTCGCGCGGAGGGCGGCCAGTTCGGCGGCGAGTTCGGTGTCGGTGGGGTAGTCGTCGTCGCGTTCCAGGAGGACGCCGGGCGGGTCGGTGCGGCGGCGCAGTTCGGCGAGGAGGTCGAGCACCTGCGGGAGGACCGGGTGGGCGTGGGTGTCGTGGTAGACGCCGTCGCGCTCGATGCCGCCGGCCATGTGCACGTAGGCCAGCCGTTCCCAGGGGATGCCGTCGAGGAAGGCGGCCGGGTCGGTGCCGACGTTGCGGGCGTTGGCATACAGGTTCGCGACGTCGATGATCAGCAGGCAGCCGGTGCGCTCGGTCAGCTCGGTGAGGAACTGCTCCTCGGTCAGCTCGTTCTCCGGCCATTCCAGCAGGGCCGCGATGTTCTCCAGCGCGAACGGGACGTCCACTATGGACTGGGCCAGGCGCACGTTCGCCACCAGCACGTCGAGCGCCTCGCGGGTGCGCGGCAACGGCATCAGGTGCCCGGAATCGAGCCCGCCCGCGCGGACGAAGCACACGTGGTCGCTGACCAGCGGCGCGTCAAGTGCCCGGCCCAGCTCGGCCAGATGCTCGACGCGCGCGGTGTCCAACGGCTCCGCCCCGCCCAACGAGAGCGAAACGGCGTGTGGCAGCACCGGAATTCCCTTGTCCCGCAAGGCAAGCAGGCTATCGGGCAGATGCGGTGCGTGCAGGTTCTCCGCGACCACCTCGACCCAGTCGACCCCGGGCATCCGCGCGATCGACAGATCCAGCTCGGCCCGCCACCCGATCCCGATACCGAGCCGAGTGCCCGCCGGCCTGGTGTCCGGGGCTGCCGGAGCGGTGGCTGTGGTTGCCTCCACCCGCGACGCCACGCTCGGCAGTGGAGCGGTGTCGACCTGCGCCGCAGGTCTGATCTGCCTTGCGGCGTCGGCCTGTGCCGCTGAGGTGGCAGGTGTTGCCGAGCCAGCCTGCGTTGCTGTGTCGGCTGCAGCTGAGTCAGCTTGCGTTGCCGCGCCCTTTTCCGCGGCCGGGTCCGGAATGGTCATGTCAACCGCCGCATCCGCCACCGCCGCACGAGGAGCCGCCGCCACAGGACGAGCCGCTGCTGCAAGAGGAACCGCTGCTGCAGGACGAGCCGCCGGAAGAGCCACCGCCGCCGGACCAGGCAGGGGTGGCCAGGGCGGTGCTCAGTTCCTCGTCGGGGTACATGGCGAGGCCGCCGAGGGCGACGGCCACGGCGGCGCCGGCGAACAGCGCGCCACCGTGGGCCGCTCGCGCGAGCTCCTCCGGCCGTTCCGTGGCCTGCAGCTCTGTGCGGGCCCGGATGACCAGGGCTTCGCCGGCTGACGTCAGGTGGCGGCGCTTTCGCTGGCGGGCCGAGTACGTCGCGAAGGTCAGCACCAGCGCGACGAGCAGCAGCGCGATGAGCCCGCCCATCGGACGGCCGAGGGCAGCGCCGTTCACGCACCGCACCACCCCGACCGCCAGGACCAGTGCGTACAACAGGGAGAAGGAGGTCCGAATCTTCGCCAAACCGCCCGAGGACATGAGCAGGCCACGCCGGTCCAGGTCAGCTTCGATGTCTTTCACCGCAAGGGAATCCATGGTCCGGGACCGCAGCTCGTTGATCATCAGGCTCCGGCTGGCCTCCTTCGCGGCGGCGTGGACGGCCCGCTCCAACGGCTCTGGCGGCGTCGCGCCGGCCGCGCTCAGCTGGCGGTAGCTGTTCACGCGCAGCTGGCCACGCTCGACCAGCGCCGCGATCGCCGTGTCGATGGCGCGCGCGGCGCCGCCCACGAGGTAAGCCAGCTGGTAGACGCCCGGCATCGAGCCGTCGTGCGTGGCGGGTGCCGAACGGGCCCGCGCCCGCACCATGGCGGCGACAACCAGCTGCGCGATCAGCAACAGCGCCAAAACCAGCCCGTACAGCACCAGGAACTGCGGGCCCGAGATACCCCACGGCTCACTCATCGTGTGCCCCCTCGTCGTCGGAGTTGGTGGACCCTACCGGTCCGTTACGCCTGTTCGGGTCGGCAGAACCGACGGCCCGGGTTGCGGCTAGCTGCTGCCCCCGCCGCAGCCGCCGCCCCCGCCACAGCCGGAACCGCCACCGCAGCCCGACCCGCCGCCACAGCCGGAACCGCCGCAGCTCGACCCGCCACCGCAGCTCGAGCCGCCCCAAAAAGAACCGGCGATCCACGCGAC includes the following:
- the hemG gene encoding protoporphyrinogen oxidase — translated: MTRRVAVVGGGISGLAAAYRLRKLLGDDVVITVFEGTPSIGGKLRTAEVGGVRYDVGAEAFLARRPELTSLVAEVGLGERLVHPTKARAKIHAGGTVLGLPPGTVMGVPASADAVAGVLSEDGRRAVEKERSRGPVDLAGEDVPLGPLLRGRFGDELVDRLVDPLLGGVYAGGADGLGLRATMPGLANAVAGGAASLTEAAESLLPKTPGSPAPVFGTLTGGLSGLLERLLELSGATLRTSATVRALTRTAAGWRLDVGSAAPAHAPEDTPVDVDAVLLAVPAPAARRLLDGIAPAAATAFGEVELASMAVVALALPPGTELPDASGILIGAGERDASGVPYAAKAFTFSSNKWAHYGDEEAVLLRGSVGRFGEPGALTGDDDGLVRVVRDDLARLIGVAAEPIDTLVTRWGGGLPQYGAGHLGRVERIERAVAEVPGLAVAGATLHGVGLPACVATADAAARRIADQLRD
- the hemQ gene encoding hydrogen peroxide-dependent heme synthase yields the protein MARLNYNELNDSIRYTTWSVFRVEPGRLGEDRGAAGRETTEYLEGLEAKGVIVRGVYDLAALRADADYMIWWHAEEIEQVQAAYAGFRHTPLGRVSTPVWSQTALHRPAEFNKSHVPAFLAGEEARKYVCVYPFVRSYEWYLLPDDERRKMLADHGKEARDYPDVRANTVASFALGDYEWILAFEADELHRIVDLMRHLRGTEARLHVREEVPFYTGTRVPPAELVAALP
- a CDS encoding CoA transferase; translated protein: MEDVLAGLWQTLTGDSLPAVGVGGDENVLPGPFRVAAAATSSIAAATLAAAELLKLRGIEPGVVGADTRHAAAAFRSEAHLRVDGEPGPDPWGPLSGDYRATDGWVKLHCNYRRHEAAVCWALGVPASRESVAKTVAAKTAAEVESAVVAAGGAAALMRSREEWLAHPQGEAVADLPVAELRRIGDAPKRLLYDSDRPLGGVRILELTHVLAGPVAGRVLAAHGANVVHVGAAHLPRIPLLTMDTGQGKRSSFVALDTEGGRARLKKLISRADVLVQSFRPGALARIGFGPEQLAELRPGLVIADLSAYGWQGPWARRRGFDSLVQLSSGIAEENARVAGAEGPVPLPAQALDHATGWLAAAAVMTAVRRTVTEGGTWQARLSLAGTGRWLDSLGRKESVSSEVDLSDLLEDVDSDYGRMTRVKMAGELPGAPPHWDHASHLPGADTAMWHLP
- a CDS encoding DUF692 domain-containing protein is translated as MEATTATAPAAPDTRPAGTRLGIGIGWRAELDLSIARMPGVDWVEVVAENLHAPHLPDSLLALRDKGIPVLPHAVSLSLGGAEPLDTARVEHLAELGRALDAPLVSDHVCFVRAGGLDSGHLMPLPRTREALDVLVANVRLAQSIVDVPFALENIAALLEWPENELTEEQFLTELTERTGCLLIIDVANLYANARNVGTDPAAFLDGIPWERLAYVHMAGGIERDGVYHDTHAHPVLPQVLDLLAELRRRTDPPGVLLERDDDYPTDTELAAELAALRATVER
- a CDS encoding TIGR04222 domain-containing membrane protein — encoded protein: MSEPWGISGPQFLVLYGLVLALLLIAQLVVAAMVRARARSAPATHDGSMPGVYQLAYLVGGAARAIDTAIAALVERGQLRVNSYRQLSAAGATPPEPLERAVHAAAKEASRSLMINELRSRTMDSLAVKDIEADLDRRGLLMSSGGLAKIRTSFSLLYALVLAVGVVRCVNGAALGRPMGGLIALLLVALVLTFATYSARQRKRRHLTSAGEALVIRARTELQATERPEELARAAHGGALFAGAAVAVALGGLAMYPDEELSTALATPAWSGGGGSSGGSSCSSGSSCSSGSSCGGGSSCGGGGCGG